The sequence CCAGCACCCGCCCCAGTATGTGCATCTGTATGACGGCGGTCCGATCGATAATCTCGGCGTCCAGGCCATCCTCGAATACATGAATCGGAACATTTTGGGCACCTCGCTCGATCGTCTGTTTCCCGATGGATGTGTGATGTTCGTCATTGATGCGACGCCGGCGAGCGAGCATCCTGATCTCAACACGGAAGAGTCCAGTCGTAAAACTATTGACTATTTAGTCGACACGAACGCGCTGGACGCGATGGACGCCATGTTGATGGAATCGCGCCGAACCCTGCTCGCGCGAATGGGGATTCCAGTCGAAAAACAGGACCAGGAGATGCGGGGCCGGCTACCCGTGAACGATCCCCATCAATGCGGCTGCGAAGTGCGCCATGTTTCACTCCGGCATCTGATGTATGCGGGGGAACCAGACGATACAGAATTGGCCGAGCGCGTGACGCGGATCAGGACGAAGTTTTGGATTGGCGAGGAGGAACAGAATGATCTTTTTCAAGCCGCGAAGCTGATGATGAAGCTGCTCGACGACAAGCATCTGCTCTCGGACGCGTCGATTAAGATCCCGTGCGAGAGTGGAACAACACAGAAACCTCCTGCCTGACAAATCCTCTGTGATGTGACGCATCTATCTCCTTCGAGCGGCTTACCAGCGTTGCAGGAAAGGGAGTGGCCAATGAAATTCCTACAAGAACTGCTGAAAGGCGTCCTGTGTATGAGCATGACAATCGCGTCCCTTCCCGCAGTGTCAGCTCAAGCGGGCGAAATGCTGGTGACGAAACCGAGCCATTATTCAGTTCCCGAGACAATCGACCGGATCGAGAAGGCGGTCACGGCGAAGGGGATGCGTATCTTTGCCCGGATTGACCATGGCGGGGAAGCAAAGAAAGTGGGATTAGAGATGAAGCCCACCGAGCTACTCATTTTCGGCAACCCGAAGGGAGGCACACCTCTCATGGTGGCCAAGCCAACGGCTGCGATTGACCTCCCCATGAAAGCCCTGGCGTGGGAGGACAAGGACGGCAACGTGTGGCTCACCTATAACTCGCCCGAACTACTGCGGCAGCGACACGGCGTGCCGGCGGAACTCCTATCCAAACTCGATTCCGTGGGCGCACTGCTCGAACAGGCAGCGGAGTAGGGTTCCGATAAGTCAAAGTTGATTAGATCGGAGATGGTATCGCTGACTTCGTCGCCTCGCGATATTTGGTGAAGCAGATGAGGTCCAGATGGTGGTAGTGGTTGGGCAGCATGGTTTCCGCCTTGTAGCCCAGACTCAAGAAAAACTGAATGTTCCTGGCCGTCCGCAGCATGGTGCAGGCATAGAACTTATGGGCATCGGTGGTGACCCGTTCAATTTCCCTCACCAACCCCTTTCCCACGCCATGCTTCTGGTGGGCTGGACTCACCGAGAGCAACCGGATCACGCATACACCAGCGACCGTCCAAAAGCGCACTGACCCAACAATCACTCCCTCTACCTCAGCGACGAGGATACGTTTGTCCTTGGCATCGTTCCTCAGACTGTCGAGTGTCTCCGTGGTCCAGGCGCTTACCTCGTAGACGGTGGAGTATTCGCCAAAGGCAGCCTGCTGTACCTGTAGCAGGGGTGCGAAATCAGCTTCCGTCGCTGGTCTGATACGAATCATTGAGAGCGGCTCCTGGCTGGTGGCCGTCACCTCGCGATCGAGAAGATAGCAGAGCCTGGCCCCTTCTTCCATCTGCCGCGGGCACGTCAGTCTGGACCGAAGCAGGATTGAAAAAGTAGAATAGCTTCCTCTCGTTCCTTTAAGCAGGAGGGAGCGTCGTTCCAGTCAGGCAAGCGTTCAAATCGAGGAGAACCACCATGAAAATGCTCACGCTGATCTGCAGGGAGGGAATTGAGGATGAGACCCGGGCGATGTTGAGTGAATTAAACATCACGGGATATACCGTCATTTCTGGCGTGTTAGGCAGCGGCATCACCGGAACGGTGACGGGGAAAGCCTGGACTGATCGAAACACGTTATACCTGATAGCATTAGATGATGCCCACATGGCCAAACTCGTGGACGCCGTGCGAGAACTGCATACCAGGCTGGTTCAAGAAAACGACGGCCACGAGGTCCGATTCAAAGCCTTCGTCCAGCCCTGTGAAATGATCGTGTAATCATCTGGCGGCGAAATCCCTGCTTCGCGCAAATGGCGAAGGGCTACTGCAATGGAGTGAAAAGGGAGACGCAGCGAAAGTGCGTGAGTCGGGAAGGACCTGTCTACTGCGTCAGTCTGAACTCTTGAACAAGCCTCGACCTGTCGCTGTAACAAAGGTCATCGCGAGTGCCCTGCTTGGGGGACTCCTGGCCGTCCTGCACGCGGGACCGACGTTGGCGGACGGGGAATTTGCGCCGTCCTCCGTCGCCAAGGGTGTGCTCCTCGTGGCCAGCCCTTCACTGGCTGATCCGAACTTCCGCCAATCCGTCCTGCTCATCTTGGAGCACGGTCCTGAAGGAACACTCGGACTTATTCTGAATCGGTCTACGAACGTCCTCTTATCCGATGCCTTGCCGGACCTTACCGTACTAAAGGGGACCAGCTACCGACTATTTGCTGGTGGGCCAGTCGAACCAACCCGTCTTCTTCTGCTGTCCCGACTCAAGGAACCTTCGGCAGACGTGCGATCGGTGTTCGACGGGGTCTATGTGGGCGGCACACCCGACGTTCTGGAGCGCATCATTACGCAAGCAAAACCGACCGAAGCGTTCCGGGCGTTTGCCGGATACGCCGGCTGGGCTCCGGGACAGCTGGCTTATGAGATGCTCGAGGGTTCATGGGCAGTCCTGCCGCCGGATTCGTTCAACATCTTCGACAAGGATCCAGCCACGCTCTGGCCGGACAGCATCAGCCGTCTCCAGGCACCCAGGGTCATCTCGAATTAGGGGTAGCTCGGGTGGGTAGCGTGGCTTATCCCCCGCGCTCGCCATCCGCGTGGACGCAAGCAAGGACAGATCGATACAGGGCTTGATGTACTGGAGAAGTCGGCAGACTGCCTACTCTTTGACGTCGAAGTGCACGCTTCTGTTCTTCTGATGGCATTCGCCATTCTGTTGGAAACAGAGGGGACGGTCCTTCCCATAGCTCGTCGTCTTGAGCGTAAGCGGAATGCCTAAATCCTGAAGATATGCCTTTACGTTCTTGGCCCGACGTTCTCCCAACACCAGATTGTACGCGGCCGTTCCCACTTCGTCTCCGCGGCCTTCCAGAAGCAACCGCGTGACACCTTCCTCCTGAAGCCGCTTGGCATTCGCCTCCAGGACTGGCAGCGCATCTTTTCGGAGAGTAGCTTGATCAAAATCAAAGAGCACATCCGTCAACGACCCTTTGGGCAGTCCGGTTTCATTGCGAGCGGTCAAATCCGCGCGACGGGTCTTTGAACGTGCGGTATAGACGCCGAGGTCTACAGGAGGAATATCCTTGATCGCCGGTTCGTCGATCAGTTCCTCATCATCAGCCAGCAGCTCATCTCCGGTTCCAGACCCAAAAAGGCTTGCACACCCCTGACCCAGCAGGCACGCAACGGCCAACATCCCCATGACAGTGAAGTGCGGTGTCTTTCGCATTGTGCCCTCCCTCTACACAGTGTGAGGCTAGCTCAATCCTCACTGAAAGGCGACCGTTTTGACGTTTTTCCACGCGAGTCATTCCGGGCAACGTCGAAGATCTGCTCAAGCAAAGATCCTGATGATATGTGTCGTTGCGGAAGCAGACTATCTTCATCATGTAAGAGACGCCGCACCGGGCGTGGTCTTTGCGTGTTCCAAGGGCCGGTTATCCTCAGCAAGAACCCGTAGCTGTGGATAGCTATTTGGATACCTCGGAATATTGCTAGCTCGTGCAGCACCAGGGGGCTTGCAGGTGGCTGAAATCTGAAAAGTCAATAGTCAAATGTGCCGTAATTCTATAGAGCAATCCAGCGACCCCAAGATATAGGGGCAATCGCTCGCCAAACCCAATGCTTAATAATTAGGCAATTCGCTCGCTGAGCCGCCGCTTCTGGTCATTAAAGGCCTGAACGGGAGTTTGTTCACAGAGTTATCCACAGAGACTGTGACTAGGCAATTCTCACGCCATGAGGATTCGAACTGCCGTAAAAATGTGTGTAGTCGTCACCAATGCCGCTTGTCACACGGGGGAGAAGTCCACGTGAAAATGTCCAGGCGGTGAAATTGAAACGGCGCCATGAACCGTTTCAACCGTAAGAACGCGGCGAGAAAAGAGTGTCGGAAAACATTTCGTTTCGACCGGGCGCGGGGGCCATTTCGTTTTTACCGCAGTGCACTTTTCGGTTGTTCTCTCCGTCTGCTTGACACTTTTCCGCTACCAGCTTAGCCTTTCACGAATCTCTCGCACCGCATCCTAACCAGGAGGTTTGCCGTGGGGAAGATCAACTGGGGGAAAGTGCTGCTTGGAGGTCTCGTCGCTGGAGTTATCATCGACGTGGTTGAGGGGATTCTGGAAGGAGTGATCCTGGGACCGGAATGGCGACAAGCGATGCAGGCCTTAGGGCACCCGCTCCAAGAAACTGGTGGAAAAATGGCGCTGCATGTCTTGCTGGGACTCGCCTATGGACTTTCAGCGGTGTGTCTGTACGCAGCGATTCGACCTCGTTTCGGTGCCGGCCCGAAGACTGCCTTCTACGCGGGAGCTGGTGTGTGGGTGCTCGGCAATCTTCTTCCTTCCGTGAATTGGGGGCCGCGGGGACTTGTGCCAGGCCATTTGATTGCAATCGCCGTTGCCGTTGGGCTCGTAGAGATCGTCGCGGCTACTGAAGCGGGAGCCTGGTTTTACCGGGAGTAAAGAGTTGGATTGAGGAACCGGGGCTTCTCCTCATTGAATCGAGAACTGGAAACAGTGCCAGAAACCGTTCCACCTCGTCTCTGGACAGCCTTGATTCGA is a genomic window of Nitrospiraceae bacterium containing:
- a CDS encoding DUF302 domain-containing protein, yielding MKFLQELLKGVLCMSMTIASLPAVSAQAGEMLVTKPSHYSVPETIDRIEKAVTAKGMRIFARIDHGGEAKKVGLEMKPTELLIFGNPKGGTPLMVAKPTAAIDLPMKALAWEDKDGNVWLTYNSPELLRQRHGVPAELLSKLDSVGALLEQAAE
- a CDS encoding GNAT family N-acetyltransferase, with protein sequence MIRIRPATEADFAPLLQVQQAAFGEYSTVYEVSAWTTETLDSLRNDAKDKRILVAEVEGVIVGSVRFWTVAGVCVIRLLSVSPAHQKHGVGKGLVREIERVTTDAHKFYACTMLRTARNIQFFLSLGYKAETMLPNHYHHLDLICFTKYREATKSAIPSPI
- a CDS encoding YqgE/AlgH family protein; this translates as MNKPRPVAVTKVIASALLGGLLAVLHAGPTLADGEFAPSSVAKGVLLVASPSLADPNFRQSVLLILEHGPEGTLGLILNRSTNVLLSDALPDLTVLKGTSYRLFAGGPVEPTRLLLLSRLKEPSADVRSVFDGVYVGGTPDVLERIITQAKPTEAFRAFAGYAGWAPGQLAYEMLEGSWAVLPPDSFNIFDKDPATLWPDSISRLQAPRVISN
- a CDS encoding OmpA family protein codes for the protein MRKTPHFTVMGMLAVACLLGQGCASLFGSGTGDELLADDEELIDEPAIKDIPPVDLGVYTARSKTRRADLTARNETGLPKGSLTDVLFDFDQATLRKDALPVLEANAKRLQEEGVTRLLLEGRGDEVGTAAYNLVLGERRAKNVKAYLQDLGIPLTLKTTSYGKDRPLCFQQNGECHQKNRSVHFDVKE